From one Triticum aestivum cultivar Chinese Spring chromosome 4B, IWGSC CS RefSeq v2.1, whole genome shotgun sequence genomic stretch:
- the LOC123089561 gene encoding uncharacterized protein → MALRNLVTKVRAPLSAALRPPSVSRGSPAVRSWPFSAAPRQGEHHGKRIFDFESATEEEVIREARLLDKQIDKNLSHIREYDENVMPRVLQGIYGKVKWFFGAGAVVELVRLGISARQDSVGHSE, encoded by the exons ATGGCGCTGCGTAACCTGGTCACCAAGGTGCGGGCCCCGCTCTCCGCCGCTCTCCGGCCGCCGTCGGTATCCCGCGGGTCGCCGGCGGTCCGCTCGTGGCCCTTCTCCGCAGCCCCCCGTCAG GGTGAACACCATGGGAAAAGAATTTTTGATTTTGAGTCAGCCACTGAAGAGGAGGTCATTCGGGAGGCAAGATTGCTAGATAAACAGATTGACAAAAATCTGTCACATATCAG GGAGTACGACGAGAATGTCATGCCAAGAGTTTTGCAGGGTATATATGGAAAGGTGAAGTGGTTCTTTGGTGCTGGCGCCGTTGTCGAGCTCGTACGTCTGGGGATTTCGGCACGTCAGGATAGTGTTGGACATTCGGAGTGA